One Phaseolus vulgaris cultivar G19833 chromosome 11, P. vulgaris v2.0, whole genome shotgun sequence genomic window carries:
- the LOC137820288 gene encoding probable protein phosphatase 2C 52: MGCCVSTSSKSTCSSKSNGDTVSPACLEIGFCGQKRTRRTFSDHVISLHHLPSLPSRIFSNGKSRGSCIFTQQGRKGINQDAMIVWEDFMSEDMIFCGVFDGHGPHGHLVARKVRDALPVKLLSFLHSSESKRSGSGKTCFKGNVKPDSVEFEKDCSTEDKMNSMWREAFMKSYKAMDKELRSHPNLDCFCSGSTAVTIVKQGSNLFMGYIGDSRAIMGSKDSNDSMVAIQLTVDLKPDLPREAERIKRCKGRVFALQDEPEVPRVWLPFDDAPGLAMARAFGDFCLKDYGVISIPEFSHRQLTDRDQFIVLASDGVWDVLSNEEVVEIVSSAPTRSSAARILVDSAAREWKLKYPTSKMDDCAVVCLFLDGKMDSESDYDEQGFSSATIQSNHSGNPIESDDGQKSEPSLQRNFTVRSSEENETNGALTVDVEDGTADDQNWSGLEGVTRVNSLVQLPRFSEERPNS; encoded by the exons ATGGGTTGTTGTGTGTCAACAAGCAGTAAAAGTACTTGTAGCAGCAAGAGTAATGGAGACACGGTCTCCCCGGCTTGTTTGGAAATTGGATTCTGTGGGCAGAAGAGAACAAGACGAACATTCTCTGATCATGTTATTTCTCTCCACCATTTACCATCCTTACCTAGCAGAATTTTCTCTAATGGAAAGAGCCGGGGTTCTTGCATCTTTACGCAGCAGGGCCGCAAGGGTATTAATCAGGATGCCATGATTGTGTGGGAA GATTTCATGTCTGAAGATATGATCTTTTGTGGTGTTTTTGATGGTCATGGTCCGCACGGTCATCTTGTTGCACGCAAAGTTAGGGATGCCTTACCGGTTAAACTGCTGTCATTTTTGCATTCTTCTGAATCAAAGCGTAGCGGGTCTGGTAAAACTTGCTTCAAAGGGAATGTAAAACCTGATAGTGTAGAATTTGAGAAGGATTGCTCCACAGAGGATAAAATGAACTCTATGTGGAGAGAAGCTTTCATGAAGTCATACAAGGCTATGGACAAAGAACTTAGGTCTCATCCAAATTTGGATTGCTTCTGTAGTGGGAGCACTGCTGTGACTATAGTGAAGCAG GGTTCCAATCTGTTCATGGGCTATATTGGGGATTCTCGGGCAATCATGGGATCCAAGGATAGCAATGACTCCATGGTGGCTATTCAGTTGACTGTTGATTTGAAGCCTGATTTGCCAA GGGAAGCAGAAAGAATTAAACGCTGCAAAGGTAGGGTATTTGCTTTGCAAGATGAGCCGGAAGTGCCTAGGGTGTGGTTGCCCTTTGATGATGCACCAGGATTAGCAATGGCCAGAGCATTTGGAGATTTCTGCTTGAAGGATTATGGTGTGATTTCTATACCTGAATTTTCCCATCGGCAGCTTACAGACAGAGATCAATTCATTGTTCTTGCCTCTGATGGG GTGTGGGATGTTTTAAGCAATGAGGAGGTGGTTGAGATAGTATCTTCTGCACCAACACGATCATCAGCGGCAAGGATTCTGGTAGATTCTGCTGCTAGGGAATGGAAACTTAAATACCCTACTTCAAAGATGGATGACTGTGCTGTAGTATGCTTATTTTTGGATGGGAAAATGGACTCAGAATCTGATTATGATGAACAAGGCTTTTCTTCTGCAACCATCCAGAGCAACCATTCAGGTAACCCCATTGAGTCAGATGATGGACAAAAATCTGAGCCATCATTGCAGAGGAACTTCACTGTAAGATCCTCAGAAGAAAATGAGACTAATGGAGCACTAACTGTTGATGTCGAAGATGGAACAGCTGATGATCAAAACTGGTCAGGTTTGGAAGGGGTCACTCGTGTAAACTCACTTGTCCAACTTCCTAGATTTTCTGAGGAAAGGCCAAACTCTTGA